In a single window of the Litorilituus sediminis genome:
- a CDS encoding alpha-glucosidase family protein — translation MSEQMWWRGAVIYQIYPRSFNDANHDGIGDLPGIIAKLDYIASLGVDAIWISPFFKSPMKDFGYDISDYRDIDPIFGTLADFDELVVKAHALGIKIMIDQVLSHTSDQHQWFLESREDQDNDKSDWYVWADAKADGTAPNNWLSIFGGTGWTWEPRRQQYYLHNFLSSQPDLNFHNPEVRQAVLDNVEFWLKRGVDGFRLDAINFCFHDAQLRDNPAKPKELRQSIGFDEKNPYAYQYHYYNNTQDENLGFIESIRALLDKYPGTVALGEISSEDSLKTMAEYTQGDHRLHMGYSFDLLTDNFTAGYIKQVVSSLESRVSDGWPCWSISNHDVQRVVSRWGGYQQGEFAKMLFAMIASLRGSVCSYQGEELGLTEADIAYEDIQDPYGITFWPQFKGRDGCRTPHPWHKEQVNAGFSQAKPWLPVPAEHADKAVDVQETQVDSILNSYRHFNQWRKKHPSLLYGDIELLDCPEPILAFTRSYQDETLVVCFNLSDKAQQLTLSSLQMNEQQITALTEHQLVTASIEADKLLLPAFASFYGKLSS, via the coding sequence GATTTCGCCATTTTTTAAATCTCCAATGAAAGATTTTGGTTACGATATTAGTGATTATCGCGATATTGACCCAATTTTTGGCACTTTAGCTGACTTTGATGAGCTGGTGGTAAAAGCGCACGCTTTAGGTATCAAGATCATGATAGATCAGGTGCTAAGTCATACCTCAGATCAGCACCAGTGGTTTTTAGAAAGTCGAGAAGACCAAGATAACGATAAATCAGATTGGTATGTGTGGGCCGATGCTAAAGCAGATGGCACAGCGCCAAATAACTGGTTATCAATTTTTGGTGGTACAGGCTGGACATGGGAACCGCGTCGTCAGCAATATTACTTACATAACTTTTTATCAAGTCAGCCAGATTTAAACTTCCATAACCCAGAAGTTCGCCAAGCAGTATTAGATAATGTTGAATTTTGGTTAAAGCGCGGTGTTGATGGTTTCCGTTTAGATGCAATTAACTTCTGTTTTCATGATGCCCAGCTACGTGATAACCCAGCAAAACCAAAAGAATTAAGACAAAGTATTGGTTTTGATGAGAAGAATCCTTATGCATACCAGTATCACTACTACAATAATACCCAAGATGAAAACCTAGGCTTTATTGAATCAATCCGTGCCTTATTAGATAAGTACCCAGGCACTGTGGCTTTAGGGGAAATTTCATCTGAAGATTCACTAAAAACTATGGCTGAATACACCCAGGGCGATCATCGCTTGCATATGGGTTATAGCTTTGATTTATTAACCGATAATTTTACTGCTGGCTATATAAAGCAAGTGGTTAGCTCACTTGAGTCGCGTGTTTCAGATGGTTGGCCTTGTTGGTCGATTTCAAATCATGATGTTCAACGTGTGGTAAGCCGTTGGGGCGGCTATCAACAAGGCGAATTTGCTAAAATGTTATTTGCTATGATTGCCTCATTGCGCGGTAGTGTGTGTAGTTACCAAGGTGAAGAGTTGGGCTTAACTGAGGCTGATATCGCCTATGAAGACATTCAAGACCCATACGGTATTACCTTTTGGCCACAGTTTAAAGGACGTGATGGTTGTCGTACGCCGCATCCTTGGCATAAAGAGCAAGTTAATGCTGGCTTTAGTCAAGCTAAGCCTTGGTTGCCTGTACCAGCAGAGCATGCTGACAAAGCCGTTGATGTGCAAGAAACACAAGTGGACTCTATTTTAAATAGTTACCGTCACTTTAATCAATGGCGTAAAAAACACCCGAGTTTATTATACGGTGATATAGAATTGCTTGATTGTCCTGAGCCTATCTTGGCATTTACGCGCAGCTATCAAGATGAAACACTTGTTGTTTGTTTTAACTTATCAGATAAAGCACAGCAGTTAACCTTATCTTCATTGCAAATGAATGAGCAGCAGATAACAGCTTTAACTGAGCATCAATTAGTGACTGCAAGTATTGAAGCAGACAAGTTATTACTGCCAGCCTTTGCCAGTTTTTATGGTAAATTGTCCAGTTAA